The genomic stretch AGGGGGCAGTTAGTCAGAACCTGACCCCAGAGCCATCTGTCTCGCAGACAGCTGCACACCCACCAGCCCGCACACCCATGCACACTCGCTCCCCAAACGCACAAAACACTTTGGGGGAactgtctcccccctccccccactattGGAGACAGACTGGGGGCATGTTTCCTCTTCCCgttttctcttcctgcccccctgAGTTCCTTCCACAGGTCTTAACAACTCCAGCCTGAATTATGAGCAATGGAGGCACCCGGGAGAGGCCAGCGGAAGGGGCCGAGATTCTCGCTGTCTATTTGGAAGAACGGGCGACTCTCAGAGTTGCTAGGACGGTTTGTTTCCTTGCAGGCAAAGGCGGGAGCGGAGAGTCAGTTGAGGCTCCGGGAACCCAGAACACTCTGCAGCTTAAGCCCAACCAACGGGAAGGCAAACTGCAATTTGCATTTGGTGACAATCGGTCTTTTGCCGAAACGAATCAATCAGGATAATAATACTAACAGTAATAACAACGGTAAGCTAAGTAAAACGGAGACAATTAGGGGCAAGCCTTCCTGCAAGGCCAGGGGCGCTcggcccttccccccccccccaaccccgtgcTACAcgcccccccactccccgcgACTGCTGGTGGAGCCCGGCTTTCCGCCtactccctgccctcccttcaaCAACAAAGGCTCCCCCTGCCGCGCCCCAGGGTCGCCCCGGCCCCTCGCCCGGCTTTCTGGGGGGTGCTGGCTCCCCGGGGACCCGCGCGCCGCAGGCAGCCTACCTTTCTTGGGCTCGTAGCCGCCGCCCGGGGGCCGGTAGTGGGGCTCCAGCGGGTGCGCGCCCGCCTTGCCCGCGTCGCTGGCCGCCTTGGGCGCCGAGTGCAGCGCCTCTCCGGGGGCCGCGGCCGCCGAGTTGTACCGCAGGAGCCCCTGGCCCTGCAGCGCCGCGTTCAAGTTCCCGTAGTTTGTGTAGTTGCCGTAGAAGGGCGACGTGTAGTAGAGGTGGCGGCCGAGCAGCGGCGAGGCGGGGTACGGGGAGCCGCCCGGAGGCGCCCCGGTCGAGGCGGGCGCGGCGGCCGCGGGCAGCCCCGGCGGCGCGCAGCCCGGGCCCAGGCTCGGCTGCTTGAGGTCCGACGTGGCGATCTCGGCCAGAGACCACAGCTTGGGCTTGCTGGCGGGCTGCGGCGCGCCCGGCGACGTCCGACTGCCCAGGGGCATcttgccgccgccgccgccgcctccgccgccacCGCGGGGCGCGGCCTCGGGCGGGGGGCTCAGCAGCGGCGCCTCCACGCCGGTGAGCGGCGACGAGGTCACGGGCTTGGGCGGCGCCAGGTCCCGCTCGCCGTCGTCCTCGTCGTCCTCGTCGTCCTCCAGGTCGTCGTACTTATCTTTGCACTCCGAGCCCGACTCGCACAGGGGGTCCCCCGCCCGACAAGACAGCTTCTCCCCGTCCGACTCGGCCGAGCACGAGTGATCCGTGAGCGAGTCGACGTGCAGGCTGATCCCTGCAGGGGCGCGGGCATGGCTGTGGTGCGCGGggacagcacccccacccccccctgccccccacgtGATCCCCCACCCCGGCCACGACCCCCGGGGCGGGGGCAGCAGGGCCTCCCCCGGGAAGCGCCCGAGGACTCGACCGGCCCCACGCGATCCTGGGTGGCGGCGCGCGGCGTCTCCCCGGACCTCGGCTCTGCGCCCGCCTGGGGAGAAAGCTCCCCGCGGCCTCGCGCCAGCCGCGGCCCCGCTCACCTTCGTCCTCGGCCGAGGTCTCGGTGCCCTCCTGCGCCTTGTCTGGACTCTCCCCCTTGCTCCTCGCCGCGTCgccctcctcctcgtcctcgtcctcgcTTTTGTTCCTCGGGGCCCACGTCATCTTGTTCTCCTTCTTGAGGCGCCGGCGCGCGTTGGCGAACCAGGTGGACACCTGCGTGAGGGTCATCTTGGTGATGATGGCCAGCATGATCTTCTCGCCCTTGGTGGGGTACGGGTTCTTGCGGTGCTCGTTCAGCCAGGCCTTGAGCGTGGCCGTGGCGTCCCGCGTGGCGTTCTTGCGGTACGCGGGGTCGTTGAGCTGGTAAGGGTAGGCCGCGCTGCCGTACGGGTGGTAGCTGATGGCGCCCGCCACCCCGGTCGTGTGCGCGTCGTAGGGCGCGCCCTGGAACCGACAAGAGCCTGGTGAATGGGGTGCGCGGGGACCTGGCCCGCACCCGCCCTCCCGACGCTGCCGTTCCCAGGGTCAGGACCGCGCTGGAGCCTCATTTCCCGGCAGCAAAagagcaggggggaaaaaaaaaaaaaaaaaaaaaagcccgcaGCGCATAACGCAAGACAGGCTGTTGACCACGAAAACGCTGCAGTTCTAACCTCGAATTTTTGAACTATTTCACTTTGCTAAAACCGCACAACTTCCCCCCGTTGTCCCTGAGCTGCGGGCACGGATGCACGCGGACGTGCACAGACACAGGCCCGCAGGTACTTTCTTGATATCTAAATTTCTCTGGCtggctcccccttctcccccttccccgccctTATATGGTTAAAAAACCACCCCAGAGCCCCCGCTCGGCTATTCACCGCTCTAAAGCTCGGCAAATCCAATTTGCAACTCAGAAGCCAGTCACCGTTTCGAATTCTTCAAATACGCGGTAATTAGCATTTTAATTCAGCCTTTAACGTTTAAATTCGAGACATTTGCAGCCTCCGCCAAGGCCCCGGCGACAGGGCCGCTGCCCTGGAATCCCACCGAGGGCGGGCTGCGGCGAcaaccccccctgcccccggctcCCCCCGTAACGGCCTCGCTCGCCCGAAACGGGCGTCACCAGCACCCGGGCCGGGCCCAGCTGCGGAACCAGAGGCGCGCGGGCCGACCCCCGGTCGGGGGAGCAGTAGCTGGCCGCGGCACGCAGGGGACGGGCGCGGCGACCGGGGCTGCCACACGCCCGCCCACACCGTTTTTCGAAAGCTCGGCCTGTGGGACAGAAAAAGGCCGAGATCGTGGCGCACCAGGAGGGGTCCCGGAGCCGCCGCCCGCTgctccccccgctcccccaaCCCGGTGACCCCAAGCCCCACGAGTAACCCCCAAGCGCTCCGCGGTCGCCGCGGAGGCCCCAGAGGAGCCGAGACCCGCTCCCCGAGCCAAGGGGAGCGCGCCCCCGGCCCGCTCCGGACCCCTCGCCAGGCTTTGGCGCGCGAACCGAGGACCACCCGGGACGGATTCCCGACCCCAGCAGCGGGGTCGCACTTTTCGGGCTCTTTGGGAACGTCACCCCGGGAGCCAGGGGAGAAGCTGCACGGACCCCCGGCCTGAGTAACGTCGCCGGGCCGGCCGGGCCCGCCAGCGGCGCGAACGGCCCGGGTCCGAGACCCCGGAGCCACCGCCCACGGCACCCTCCCCGCGCCCTCGCGTCCCGAtcgcgcccccccacccccccggcacTCGCCCGCGCGCGGTTACCATGTAGGACGGGaagccggcggcggcggcggcggcgtcggCCGAGTACTGCAGCGGGCTGCCGAAGCCGGAGGCCGCCTGCGCCGTGAAGGCCGCGGAGCCCGGGTAAGGGCTGAACGCCGAGCCCGACGCCGAGCGGGCCAGCTCCTCGCTGCGCGGCGCCGCCAGCGCCGACGCGCCGTACGCCGGGCACGAGTAGAGCGCCAGCGAGCCGGGCGCCTGGTACAGGTAGCCCTGCGGGTAGGACATGGTGGGCGCGGGGCGCCGGG from Panthera uncia isolate 11264 unplaced genomic scaffold, Puncia_PCG_1.0 HiC_scaffold_454, whole genome shotgun sequence encodes the following:
- the LOC125918112 gene encoding iroquois-class homeodomain protein IRX-2, translating into MSYPQGYLYQAPGSLALYSCPAYGASALAAPRSEELARSASGSAFSPYPGSAAFTAQAASGFGSPLQYSADAAAAAAGFPSYMGAPYDAHTTGVAGAISYHPYGSAAYPYQLNDPAYRKNATRDATATLKAWLNEHRKNPYPTKGEKIMLAIITKMTLTQVSTWFANARRRLKKENKMTWAPRNKSEDEDEEEGDAARSKGESPDKAQEGTETSAEDEGISLHVDSLTDHSCSAESDGEKLSCRAGDPLCESGSECKDKYDDLEDDEDDEDDGERDLAPPKPVTSSPLTGVEAPLLSPPPEAAPRGGGGGGGGGGKMPLGSRTSPGAPQPASKPKLWSLAEIATSDLKQPSLGPGCAPPGLPAAAAPASTGAPPGGSPYPASPLLGRHLYYTSPFYGNYTNYGNLNAALQGQGLLRYNSAAAAPGEALHSAPKAASDAGKAGAHPLEPHYRPPGGGYEPKKDASEGCTVVGGGVQPYL